A region from the Thauera humireducens genome encodes:
- a CDS encoding quinone oxidoreductase family protein, translated as MIHAIRFHRTGGPEVLQWEAVELPAPAAGEVRVRHHAVGLNFIDTYHRSGLYPLPLPSGLGMEGAGVVEAVGEGVAELQVGDRVAYTSGPLGAYAEARNIEARHLVRLPEAISFEQGAGMMLQGVTAHYLLHSTYPVQAGETILVHAAAGGVGSILVQWAKLLGATVIGTVGNDDKAVQAKALGCDHVIVYSRERFPERVRELTAGKGVAVVYDSVGRDTFLDSVSCLQRRGMMVSFGNATGPVAPFDCALLARSGSVYVTRPGLLDYIATREELTQRCTDLFEVVGSGRVRIAINQRYALKDAEQAHRDLEGRRTTGSTILLP; from the coding sequence ATGATCCATGCAATCCGCTTCCACCGCACGGGCGGTCCCGAAGTGCTGCAGTGGGAGGCCGTCGAGCTGCCGGCACCGGCCGCTGGCGAGGTCCGCGTGCGTCACCATGCGGTGGGTCTGAACTTCATCGACACCTATCACCGCAGCGGGCTGTATCCGCTGCCGCTGCCTTCAGGGCTCGGCATGGAAGGCGCCGGCGTGGTCGAGGCGGTGGGCGAGGGCGTGGCTGAACTGCAGGTCGGCGACCGCGTCGCCTATACCAGCGGGCCGCTCGGGGCCTACGCCGAGGCGCGCAACATCGAGGCGCGTCACCTCGTACGCCTGCCGGAGGCGATCTCCTTCGAGCAGGGCGCGGGGATGATGCTACAGGGGGTCACGGCCCATTACCTGCTGCACAGCACCTACCCGGTGCAGGCGGGCGAGACCATCCTGGTCCATGCCGCGGCCGGCGGGGTCGGCTCGATCCTGGTGCAGTGGGCGAAGCTGCTCGGCGCCACCGTCATCGGCACCGTTGGCAACGACGACAAGGCCGTGCAGGCGAAGGCGCTGGGCTGCGACCACGTGATCGTCTATTCGCGCGAGCGCTTTCCGGAGCGGGTGCGCGAGCTGACGGCGGGCAAGGGCGTGGCGGTGGTGTACGACTCGGTCGGCCGCGATACCTTCCTCGATTCCGTATCCTGCCTGCAGCGGCGCGGCATGATGGTGAGCTTCGGCAATGCGACCGGCCCGGTGGCGCCGTTCGATTGTGCGCTGCTGGCGCGCTCGGGGTCCGTCTACGTGACCCGTCCTGGCTTGCTGGACTACATCGCCACGCGTGAAGAACTGACGCAACGCTGCACCGACCTGTTCGAGGTCGTCGGCTCGGGCCGGGTGCGCATCGCGATCAACCAGCGCTACGCATTGAAGGATGCAGAGCAGGCGCACCGCGACCTCGAAGGGCGCAGGACCACCGGCTCGACCATCCTGCTGCCCTGA
- a CDS encoding phospholipase A: MAARFPLLVEKMHISSICRRALVLTGLLASMPAMASAWLLASPEPRVVPGSSFSVVVIGLPGGADLPERLPAQIELPDGGPRIALELVAAAPTDERAQQRRYVGRWPEEVLGFATLSLVDAASARIVLDAGAASRTPLQTAQSGTVASRGDVIPAAAASGPAVEASALGFHEPMYFLVGGEDPVSARFQFSFRYRLFDDHGVVGEHFPVARGLYFGFTQTSLWDLQSDSKPFRDSSFRPSLFYRWRLSDPERGGFVALSGGYEHESNGKDDESSRSIDTLFLKAEGRYYLEDGVTYFGIEPKVWSYLDRADNPDIARYRGYAELGLRLGREDGLMLTSLLRRGTAGKMRRQFDLSYPLRRSVFSGVGAFAHLQYLSGYGETLLDYNEKSDGQWRIGFSLVR, from the coding sequence ATGGCTGCCCGTTTTCCATTGCTTGTCGAGAAAATGCACATTTCGTCGATCTGCCGTCGCGCGCTCGTCCTGACCGGGCTGCTGGCATCCATGCCGGCCATGGCCTCCGCCTGGCTGCTGGCCTCACCGGAACCCCGGGTGGTGCCGGGCAGCAGCTTCAGCGTGGTGGTGATCGGCCTGCCGGGGGGCGCCGATCTGCCCGAGCGACTGCCGGCCCAGATCGAGTTGCCCGATGGCGGGCCGCGGATTGCGCTCGAACTGGTCGCGGCTGCGCCGACCGACGAGCGCGCCCAGCAGCGGCGCTATGTCGGACGCTGGCCGGAGGAGGTGCTCGGCTTTGCGACGCTGTCGCTGGTGGATGCAGCGTCCGCCCGAATCGTGCTCGATGCGGGTGCGGCAAGTCGTACGCCGTTGCAGACCGCGCAGTCGGGTACGGTGGCGTCGCGCGGCGATGTGATACCGGCGGCAGCGGCCTCGGGCCCGGCGGTCGAGGCCTCGGCGCTGGGTTTCCACGAGCCGATGTATTTCCTCGTCGGGGGCGAGGATCCGGTCTCTGCCCGCTTCCAGTTCAGCTTCCGCTACCGCCTGTTCGACGACCACGGCGTGGTGGGCGAGCATTTCCCGGTGGCGCGCGGGCTGTACTTCGGTTTCACACAGACTTCGCTGTGGGACCTGCAGTCCGACTCCAAGCCCTTCCGCGATTCCAGCTTCCGCCCCTCGCTGTTCTACCGCTGGCGGCTGTCCGATCCCGAGCGCGGCGGCTTCGTCGCCCTGTCGGGCGGCTACGAGCATGAGTCGAACGGCAAGGACGACGAATCATCGCGCAGCATCGACACGCTGTTCCTGAAGGCGGAAGGTCGCTACTACCTCGAGGACGGCGTCACCTACTTCGGTATCGAGCCCAAGGTCTGGAGCTATCTCGACCGCGCGGACAATCCGGACATCGCGCGCTACCGCGGCTATGCGGAACTCGGCCTGCGGCTCGGGCGTGAGGACGGGCTGATGCTGACCTCCTTGCTGCGCCGGGGAACGGCCGGCAAGATGCGTCGCCAGTTCGATCTTTCCTATCCCCTGCGCCGCAGCGTTTTCTCGGGCGTCGGCGCCTTCGCCCACCTGCAGTACCTGAGCGGCTACGGCGAGACCCTGCTCGATTACAACGAGAAGAGCGACGGCCAGTGGCGCATCGGCTTCTCGCTGGTGCGCTGA
- a CDS encoding NADP-dependent malic enzyme, with protein sequence MDQDFIAAALDYHRSPTRGKISVVPTKGLTNQRDLALAYSPGVAAACDAIVADPAEAFELTSRGNLVAVVTNGTAVLGLGNIGPLASKPVMEGKGCLFKKFANIDVFDIELAENDPDKLIEIIAALEPTLGGINLEDIKAPECFYIEQKLRERMKIPVFHDDQHGTAIISAAGLINGLKVVGKDIDKVRLVCSGAGAAAIACLDLMVSVGMKRENITVCDSKGVIYEGREANMEPTKARYAQKTAARTLGEVIEGADVFLGLSTAGVLKPEMVAKMADKPLIFALANPNPEILPADAKAVRPDCVIATGRSDFPNQVNNVLCFPFIFRGALDVGATTINEEMKLACVKAIAELAEAEASDIVASAYGGQELSFGPEYIIPKPFDPRLIVKIAPAVAKAAMDSGVATKPIEDFDAYVSSLNAFVYQSGIVMKPVFSAAKAVPDEHKRVIYAEGEDERVLHAVRVVLDEGVARPILIGRPEVIEMRIKKIGLNLKPGRDFEVVNPESDPRYRELWTEYYKLMGRDGVTPDLAKARIRRDTTLIGVMLLRRGDADALVCGTFGTYEYHLKQVADVIGLAPGAKQFAAMNLLMLTKRMLAVTDTYVNENPSAEEVAEIARMAAEELRRFGIEPNVALLSHSSFGSSNSASARKMRRACEILHETAPDLNVDGEMHGDAALSEEIRDNLHPDSRLKGEANLLVMPNLDAANISFNLMKMANGDGVSIGPILLGAAKPVHILTPSATVRRLVNITALAVVDAQEARAR encoded by the coding sequence ATGGATCAGGATTTCATCGCCGCAGCGCTCGACTATCACCGCTCGCCGACGCGGGGCAAGATCTCGGTCGTTCCCACCAAGGGGCTGACCAACCAGCGCGATCTCGCGCTTGCGTACTCACCGGGCGTGGCCGCTGCGTGCGATGCCATCGTCGCCGATCCGGCCGAAGCCTTCGAGCTCACCAGCCGCGGCAATCTCGTCGCGGTGGTGACCAACGGTACGGCGGTGCTGGGCCTGGGCAACATCGGGCCGCTGGCGTCCAAGCCGGTGATGGAAGGCAAGGGCTGCCTGTTCAAGAAGTTCGCCAACATCGACGTGTTCGACATCGAGCTGGCCGAGAACGACCCGGACAAGCTGATCGAGATCATCGCCGCGCTGGAACCCACGCTGGGCGGCATCAACCTCGAGGACATCAAGGCGCCCGAATGCTTCTACATCGAGCAGAAGCTGCGCGAGCGCATGAAGATTCCGGTCTTCCACGATGACCAGCACGGCACGGCCATCATCTCGGCCGCCGGCCTGATCAATGGCCTGAAGGTCGTGGGCAAGGACATCGACAAGGTCAGGCTGGTGTGCTCGGGCGCAGGCGCCGCGGCCATCGCCTGCCTCGACCTGATGGTCAGCGTCGGCATGAAGCGCGAGAACATCACCGTCTGCGACTCCAAGGGCGTCATCTACGAAGGCCGCGAGGCCAACATGGAGCCGACCAAGGCCCGTTACGCGCAGAAGACCGCGGCGCGCACGCTGGGTGAGGTCATCGAGGGGGCCGACGTCTTCCTCGGCCTGTCGACGGCCGGCGTGCTGAAGCCCGAGATGGTCGCGAAGATGGCCGACAAGCCGCTGATCTTCGCGCTTGCCAACCCGAACCCCGAGATCCTGCCGGCCGACGCCAAGGCGGTTCGCCCGGACTGCGTGATCGCGACCGGCCGCTCCGACTTCCCGAACCAGGTCAACAACGTCCTGTGCTTCCCCTTCATCTTCCGCGGCGCGCTGGATGTGGGCGCGACCACGATCAACGAGGAGATGAAGCTCGCTTGCGTCAAGGCGATTGCCGAGCTGGCCGAGGCGGAGGCGAGCGACATCGTCGCCAGCGCCTATGGCGGCCAGGAGCTGAGCTTTGGCCCCGAGTACATCATTCCCAAGCCCTTCGATCCGCGCCTGATCGTCAAGATCGCGCCCGCGGTGGCGAAGGCGGCGATGGACTCCGGCGTGGCGACCAAGCCGATCGAGGACTTCGACGCCTACGTGTCCAGCCTCAATGCCTTCGTCTACCAGTCCGGCATCGTCATGAAGCCGGTGTTCTCCGCCGCAAAGGCGGTGCCGGACGAGCACAAGCGCGTGATCTACGCCGAGGGCGAGGACGAGCGTGTGCTGCATGCGGTCCGCGTGGTGCTGGACGAGGGCGTCGCCCGTCCGATCCTGATCGGCCGTCCCGAAGTCATCGAGATGCGGATCAAGAAGATCGGCCTCAACCTGAAGCCGGGCCGCGATTTCGAGGTCGTCAATCCCGAGTCCGATCCGCGTTACCGCGAGCTGTGGACCGAGTACTACAAGCTGATGGGCCGCGACGGCGTCACGCCCGACCTCGCCAAGGCCAGGATCCGTCGTGACACGACGCTGATCGGCGTCATGCTGCTGCGCCGTGGCGACGCGGACGCGCTGGTGTGCGGCACCTTCGGCACCTACGAGTACCACCTCAAGCAGGTCGCCGACGTGATCGGCCTCGCGCCCGGCGCCAAGCAGTTCGCCGCGATGAACCTGCTGATGCTGACCAAGCGGATGCTGGCCGTGACCGACACCTATGTGAACGAAAACCCGAGCGCGGAGGAAGTCGCCGAGATCGCGCGCATGGCGGCCGAGGAACTGCGTCGCTTTGGCATCGAACCCAACGTCGCGCTGTTGTCGCACTCCAGCTTCGGCAGCTCCAACTCCGCTTCGGCGCGCAAGATGCGTCGTGCCTGCGAGATCCTCCACGAAACCGCGCCCGACCTGAACGTGGACGGCGAGATGCACGGCGACGCCGCGCTGTCCGAGGAGATCCGCGACAATCTGCATCCCGACTCGCGCCTCAAGGGCGAGGCCAACCTGCTGGTGATGCCCAACCTCGACGCCGCCAACATCTCCTTCAACCTGATGAAGATGGCCAACGGCGACGGCGTGTCGATCGGTCCCATCCTGCTCGGGGCGGCCAAGCCGGTTCACATCCTGACCCCGTCGGCGACCGTGCGCCGTCTGGTCAACATCACCGCGCTGGCGGTGGTGGATGCGCAGGAGGCACGGGCGCGCTGA
- a CDS encoding ParA family protein has protein sequence MRRVVFNQKGGVGKSTITCNLAAISAQQGKRTLVIDLDPQGNSTQYLLGAAVDDLEATLADFFDQTLNFKLNPRATEEFVVATPFERLHVMPSHPLLEELQSKLESRYKIYKLRDALNELASEYDCVFIDTPPALNFFTRSALIAADTCLIPFDCDEFSRKALYSLLENVQEIKSDHNRDLQVEGIVVNQFQPRASLPQKVVQELVDEGLPVLQPYLSASVKIKESHEQAKPMIHLDPKHKLSQEFVALHDTLARTYGA, from the coding sequence ATGCGACGTGTGGTATTCAATCAGAAAGGCGGCGTCGGCAAATCGACGATTACCTGCAACCTGGCAGCGATCAGTGCGCAACAGGGCAAGCGCACCCTGGTGATCGACCTCGACCCACAGGGCAACTCGACCCAGTACCTGCTGGGGGCGGCCGTCGATGACCTCGAGGCCACGCTGGCGGACTTCTTCGACCAGACGCTCAATTTCAAGCTCAACCCGCGCGCCACCGAGGAGTTCGTCGTCGCCACCCCGTTCGAGCGCCTGCACGTGATGCCCTCGCATCCCTTGCTCGAGGAACTTCAGAGCAAGCTCGAATCGCGCTACAAGATCTACAAGCTGCGCGACGCGCTCAACGAACTGGCCTCGGAATACGACTGCGTGTTCATCGACACGCCGCCGGCGCTCAATTTCTTCACCCGCTCGGCACTGATCGCCGCCGACACCTGCCTGATTCCCTTCGACTGCGACGAGTTCTCGCGCAAGGCGCTGTATTCGCTGCTCGAGAACGTGCAGGAGATCAAGTCGGACCACAACCGCGACCTGCAGGTCGAGGGCATCGTGGTCAACCAGTTCCAGCCGCGCGCCAGCCTGCCGCAGAAGGTGGTGCAGGAACTGGTCGACGAGGGCCTGCCGGTGCTGCAGCCCTACCTGTCAGCCTCGGTGAAGATCAAGGAGTCGCACGAGCAGGCGAAGCCGATGATCCATCTCGACCCGAAGCACAAGCTGTCGCAGGAGTTCGTCGCACTGCATGACACCCTGGCGCGCACCTACGGCGCCTGA
- a CDS encoding UvrD-helicase domain-containing protein has translation MSNLLANLNSEQLQAVTLPSQHALILAGAGSGKTRVLTTRIAWLIQSGQVDPAGILAVTFTNKAAKEMLARLSTMLPVSTRGMWIGTFHGLANRLLRAHHRDAGLPQLFQILDSGDQLAAIKRLLKTLNVDDEKFPPRELQHFINGQKEAGNRPHAVEAWDDYTRQRVQLFQEYEAQCQRESVVDFAELLLRSYELLERNEPLRRHYQRRFRHILVDEFQDTNRLQYRWLKLFADEGREGGAAMFCVGDDDQSIYRFRGAEVGNMRDFEREFRVQNVIRLEQNYRSHSNILDAANAIIRHNSNRLGKNLWTDQGAGEPIRVFEAFSDGDEARWIVEEIQSLVRDGALRSETALLYRSNAQSRVLEHQLFSAGIPYRVYGGLRFFERQEIKHALAYLRLIANPDDDTSFARVVNFPTRGIGARSLEVLTDAARVYNTSLYATVPHLTGKPGTSLAQFVRLVEDLRRDTASLPLPELVDHVLDLSGLRGHYKADKEGRERLENLDELINAAANFLAESQADADALAQPHALLADFLAHASLEAGDHQADQGADAVQLMTVHAAKGLEFNVVFLSGLEEGLFPHENSILETDGLEEERRLMYVAVTRARERLYLSFAQSRMLHGQTRYNLRSRFLEEIPAELTKWLTPPNPRSAAGGAMGGMGGGYFKPSSASQVQRAPRPTFATLPNGLRIGQSVSHAKFGQGVIVAAEGSGADAKVQINFGPAGVKWLLLAVAKLEPV, from the coding sequence ATGTCCAACCTGCTTGCCAATCTCAACTCCGAACAACTGCAGGCCGTCACCCTGCCGTCGCAACACGCGCTGATCCTGGCTGGTGCCGGCTCGGGCAAGACGCGTGTGCTGACGACCCGCATCGCGTGGCTGATCCAGTCGGGCCAGGTCGACCCCGCGGGCATCCTCGCGGTGACCTTCACCAACAAGGCGGCCAAGGAGATGCTGGCCCGGCTGTCCACGATGCTGCCGGTCAGTACCCGCGGCATGTGGATAGGCACCTTCCATGGCCTGGCAAACCGCCTGCTGCGCGCCCATCACCGGGATGCAGGGCTGCCGCAGCTGTTCCAGATCCTCGATTCGGGCGACCAGCTTGCCGCCATCAAGCGCCTGCTGAAGACGCTCAACGTCGACGACGAGAAATTCCCGCCGCGCGAACTGCAACACTTCATCAACGGCCAGAAGGAAGCCGGCAACCGGCCGCACGCGGTCGAGGCCTGGGACGACTACACTCGCCAGCGGGTACAGCTGTTTCAGGAGTATGAAGCGCAGTGCCAGCGCGAGTCTGTTGTGGATTTTGCGGAGTTGCTGCTGCGCAGCTACGAGTTGCTGGAGCGTAACGAACCGCTGCGCCGCCACTACCAGCGCCGCTTCCGCCACATCCTGGTCGATGAGTTCCAGGACACCAACCGCCTGCAGTACCGCTGGCTGAAGCTCTTCGCCGATGAGGGGCGCGAGGGCGGCGCGGCGATGTTCTGCGTCGGCGACGACGACCAGAGCATCTATCGTTTCCGCGGCGCCGAAGTCGGCAACATGCGCGACTTCGAACGCGAGTTCCGGGTGCAGAACGTGATCCGCCTGGAGCAGAACTACCGCTCGCACAGCAATATCCTGGATGCCGCCAACGCGATCATCCGGCACAACAGCAACCGCCTGGGCAAGAACCTGTGGACCGACCAGGGCGCGGGCGAGCCGATTCGCGTGTTCGAGGCCTTCTCGGACGGCGACGAGGCGCGCTGGATCGTCGAGGAGATCCAGTCGCTGGTGCGCGATGGCGCGCTGAGGAGCGAGACCGCGTTGCTGTACCGCTCCAACGCGCAGTCGCGGGTGCTCGAGCATCAGCTGTTCTCGGCCGGCATCCCCTACCGCGTGTATGGCGGCCTGCGCTTCTTCGAGCGCCAGGAGATCAAGCACGCGCTCGCCTACCTGCGCCTGATTGCCAACCCCGATGACGACACGTCTTTCGCGCGGGTGGTGAACTTTCCCACCCGCGGCATCGGCGCGCGTTCGCTGGAGGTGCTGACCGATGCGGCGCGCGTCTACAACACCAGCCTGTATGCGACGGTGCCGCATCTCACCGGCAAGCCCGGCACTTCGCTGGCGCAGTTCGTGCGCCTGGTCGAGGACCTGCGCCGCGATACCGCCAGCCTGCCGCTGCCTGAGCTGGTCGACCACGTGCTCGACCTCAGCGGCCTGCGCGGGCACTACAAGGCCGACAAGGAAGGCCGCGAGCGCCTGGAGAACCTGGACGAACTGATCAACGCTGCGGCGAACTTCCTCGCCGAGTCGCAGGCCGATGCGGATGCGCTGGCGCAGCCCCACGCGCTGCTGGCGGACTTCCTCGCCCACGCTTCGCTCGAGGCCGGCGACCACCAGGCCGACCAGGGCGCGGATGCGGTGCAGCTGATGACGGTGCACGCGGCCAAGGGCCTGGAGTTCAACGTGGTGTTCCTGTCCGGGCTGGAGGAGGGCCTGTTCCCGCACGAGAACAGCATCCTCGAGACCGATGGCCTGGAGGAGGAGCGCCGGCTGATGTACGTGGCGGTCACCCGTGCGCGCGAGCGGCTGTACCTGAGCTTCGCGCAGAGCCGCATGCTGCACGGGCAGACGCGCTACAACCTGCGCTCGCGCTTCCTGGAGGAGATCCCGGCGGAGCTGACCAAGTGGCTGACCCCGCCGAACCCGCGCTCGGCGGCGGGGGGCGCGATGGGTGGCATGGGCGGGGGCTACTTCAAGCCTTCATCTGCGTCGCAGGTGCAGCGTGCGCCGCGGCCGACCTTCGCCACGCTGCCCAACGGTCTGCGCATCGGGCAGTCGGTCAGCCACGCGAAGTTCGGCCAGGGTGTGATCGTCGCCGCCGAGGGCAGCGGCGCGGACGCCAAGGTGCAGATCAACTTCGGCCCCGCCGGCGTCAAATGGCTGCTGCTGGCGGTGGCGAAGCTGGAGCCGGTGTAA
- the leuS gene encoding leucine--tRNA ligase codes for MQDKYQPAAVETAAQQHWDSTDAFRVTEDASKPKYYCLSMFPYPSGKLHMGHVRNYTIGDVLARFHRMKGYNVLQPMGWDAFGMPAENAAIQNNVPPAKWTYANIEYMKAQLKRLGFAIDWSRELATCTPEYYRWEQWLFTRLFEKGLIYKRLGTVNWDPVDETVLANEQVIDGRGWRSGALVEKREIPMYYMKITAYADELLSALDDLPDWPEQVKLMQKNWIGRSEGVEISFPFDVSSIGHEGVLKVFTTRADTLMGATYVAVAAEHPLATQAAANNPALAEFIEECKRGGVAEADIATMEKKGMPTGLKVRHPLSDEPLEVWVANYVLMGYGEGAVMAVPAHDERDFAFATKYELPIRMVVGSDAYTDTVAPWQDAYAEYGHLVNSGKYDGLDFQGAVDAIAADLAAKGLGAKRVQYRLRDWGISRQRYWGCPIPMIHCADCGDVPVPDEQLPVVLPENVEITGRGSPLAKMPEFYECSCPKCGKPAKRETDTMDTFVESSWYFLRYACADSSTAMVDERVNYWAPVDQYIGGIEHAILHLLYSRFFTRAMRDCGLVNVSEPFSALLTQGMVVAETYYRDLDGGKKQWINPADVLVERDDKGRIVAAKLESDGLPVVIGGTEKMSKSKNNGVDPQSLVDQYGADTARLFIIFASPPDQQLEWSDAGVEGASRFLRRVWNYGHAFTSETRAALPAERKLAANALPATAADVRREIHTHLKQASYDFGKHQFNTVVSAAMKILNALEKAHKDLAANEPAAHAEVAEEGFSILLRLLSPITPHICHALWQDCGFGSDIIAASWPAVSEDALRQDEIELMVQVNGKLRGSIKVAADAAKADIEALALASEAAQKFMEGKPAKKVVVVPGRLVNIVA; via the coding sequence ATGCAGGACAAATACCAGCCCGCCGCCGTCGAGACGGCCGCCCAGCAGCACTGGGACTCCACCGACGCCTTCCGTGTGACGGAAGACGCGAGCAAGCCCAAGTACTACTGCCTGTCGATGTTCCCCTACCCCTCGGGCAAGCTGCACATGGGGCACGTGCGCAACTACACCATCGGTGACGTGCTCGCGCGCTTCCACCGCATGAAGGGCTACAACGTGCTGCAGCCGATGGGCTGGGACGCCTTCGGCATGCCGGCCGAGAACGCCGCGATCCAGAACAACGTACCGCCGGCGAAGTGGACCTACGCCAACATCGAGTATATGAAGGCGCAGCTCAAGCGCCTCGGCTTCGCCATCGACTGGTCACGCGAACTCGCCACCTGCACCCCCGAGTACTACCGCTGGGAGCAGTGGCTGTTCACCCGCCTGTTCGAAAAGGGGCTGATCTACAAGCGCCTCGGGACGGTGAACTGGGACCCGGTCGACGAGACCGTGCTCGCCAACGAGCAGGTCATCGACGGCCGCGGCTGGCGCTCGGGCGCGCTCGTCGAGAAGCGCGAGATCCCCATGTACTACATGAAGATCACCGCCTACGCCGACGAACTGCTGTCCGCGCTGGACGATCTGCCGGACTGGCCGGAGCAGGTCAAGCTGATGCAGAAGAACTGGATCGGCCGCTCGGAAGGCGTGGAGATCAGCTTCCCGTTCGATGTCTCCAGCATCGGCCACGAAGGCGTGCTGAAGGTCTTCACCACCCGTGCCGACACCCTGATGGGTGCGACCTACGTCGCCGTGGCCGCCGAGCACCCGCTCGCCACCCAGGCCGCGGCCAACAACCCGGCCCTCGCCGAGTTCATCGAGGAATGCAAGCGTGGCGGCGTCGCCGAAGCCGACATCGCCACGATGGAAAAGAAGGGCATGCCCACCGGCCTCAAGGTGCGCCACCCGCTCAGCGATGAGCCGCTCGAGGTCTGGGTCGCCAACTATGTGCTGATGGGCTACGGCGAAGGTGCGGTGATGGCGGTGCCGGCGCACGACGAGCGCGACTTCGCCTTCGCCACCAAGTACGAACTGCCGATCCGCATGGTGGTCGGCTCGGACGCCTACACCGACACCGTCGCGCCCTGGCAGGACGCCTACGCCGAATACGGCCATCTGGTGAACTCCGGCAAGTACGACGGCCTGGACTTCCAGGGCGCGGTCGACGCGATCGCCGCCGACCTCGCCGCCAAGGGCCTGGGCGCCAAGCGCGTGCAGTACCGCCTGCGCGACTGGGGCATCTCGCGCCAGCGCTACTGGGGCTGCCCGATCCCGATGATCCACTGCGCCGACTGCGGCGACGTGCCGGTGCCGGACGAGCAACTGCCGGTGGTGTTGCCCGAGAACGTCGAGATCACCGGCCGCGGCTCGCCGCTGGCCAAGATGCCCGAGTTCTACGAATGCAGCTGCCCCAAGTGCGGCAAGCCGGCCAAGCGCGAAACCGACACCATGGACACCTTCGTCGAGTCGTCCTGGTACTTCCTGCGCTACGCCTGCGCCGACAGCAGCACCGCGATGGTGGATGAGCGCGTCAACTACTGGGCGCCGGTCGACCAGTACATCGGCGGCATCGAGCACGCCATCCTGCACCTGCTGTACTCGCGCTTCTTCACCCGCGCGATGCGCGACTGCGGCCTGGTCAACGTTTCCGAGCCCTTCAGCGCCCTCCTCACCCAGGGCATGGTGGTGGCCGAAACCTATTACCGCGATCTCGACGGCGGCAAGAAGCAGTGGATCAACCCCGCCGATGTCCTTGTCGAGCGTGACGACAAGGGGCGCATCGTCGCCGCCAAGCTCGAGTCCGACGGACTGCCGGTGGTCATCGGCGGCACGGAAAAGATGTCGAAGTCGAAGAACAACGGCGTCGACCCGCAATCACTGGTGGACCAGTACGGCGCCGACACCGCGCGCCTGTTCATCATCTTCGCTTCGCCGCCCGACCAGCAGCTCGAATGGTCCGACGCCGGCGTCGAGGGCGCCTCGCGCTTCCTGCGCCGGGTGTGGAACTACGGCCACGCCTTCACCAGCGAAACGCGCGCCGCGCTGCCGGCCGAACGCAAGCTCGCGGCCAACGCGCTGCCCGCTACAGCGGCCGACGTGCGCCGCGAGATCCACACGCATCTCAAGCAGGCGAGCTACGACTTCGGCAAGCACCAGTTCAACACCGTGGTGTCGGCGGCGATGAAGATCCTCAACGCGCTGGAGAAGGCGCACAAGGATCTGGCCGCCAATGAGCCGGCCGCGCATGCCGAGGTCGCCGAGGAAGGCTTCTCCATCCTGCTGCGTCTGCTGTCGCCGATCACCCCGCACATCTGCCACGCGCTCTGGCAGGACTGCGGCTTCGGCAGCGACATCATTGCCGCAAGCTGGCCGGCGGTCAGCGAGGACGCGCTGCGACAAGACGAGATCGAGTTGATGGTGCAGGTCAACGGCAAGCTGCGCGGCAGCATCAAGGTCGCCGCCGATGCGGCGAAGGCCGACATCGAGGCGCTGGCGCTGGCCTCGGAAGCCGCACAGAAGTTCATGGAAGGCAAGCCGGCGAAGAAGGTCGTCGTCGTGCCCGGCCGCCTGGTCAACATCGTCGCCTGA
- the lptE gene encoding LPS assembly lipoprotein LptE, translating to MHSRTHAALPAGDTSTIASTARRRLLLGGAGLAGLLLSGCGFRLRGPQRLDFATLHVNVGELTELGASIRRLIATTGSTTVVEDAAQADARLQILGIDRGREILSLTGAGKVREYQLRQTLRFQLLDKSGRAVIPPTALSASREYTFDDSQVLGKAQEETLLYEDMQKDLLQQMMRRLAAAERAG from the coding sequence ATGCACAGCCGCACGCATGCCGCCCTGCCGGCCGGTGACACGAGCACCATCGCATCGACGGCAAGACGGCGCCTGCTGCTCGGCGGTGCCGGGCTCGCCGGCCTGCTGCTGTCGGGCTGCGGCTTCCGCCTGCGGGGGCCGCAGCGGCTGGATTTCGCCACGCTGCATGTGAACGTCGGCGAGCTCACCGAACTCGGTGCCAGCATTCGTCGCCTGATCGCCACGACCGGCAGCACCACCGTCGTCGAGGACGCCGCGCAGGCGGACGCCCGGCTGCAGATCCTCGGCATCGATCGCGGACGCGAGATCCTGAGCCTCACCGGCGCCGGCAAGGTGCGCGAATACCAGCTCCGGCAGACGCTGCGCTTCCAGCTGCTCGACAAGAGCGGCAGGGCCGTCATTCCGCCCACGGCCCTCTCGGCATCGCGCGAGTACACCTTCGACGACTCCCAGGTCCTCGGCAAGGCGCAGGAAGAAACCCTGCTCTACGAGGACATGCAGAAGGATCTGCTGCAGCAGATGATGCGTCGGCTTGCGGCCGCCGAGCGCGCCGGCTGA